In the Desulfosporosinus acidiphilus SJ4 genome, CCAATGTTGTGGATGATCATTTGATGGAGATAACGCATGTTGTGAGAGGGTCGGAATACCTCTCGTCAACACCGAAATACAATTTACTTTATAAGTCCTTTGACTGGGATATTCCGGAGTATATTCATTTGCCGCCAATTATGAAGACGGCTGAAAAGAAACTGAGCAAGCGTGAAGGAGACGCCTCTTTTGAGGACTTCGTTTCCCAAGGTTATCTGCCTGAAGCTATCGTAAATTATATTGTCTTGTTGGGCTGGAATCCGGGGACTAATGAGGAGTTCTTTTCTCTTCAAGACCTTGAAAAGATATTTAATATTGCCGGTTTAAGCAAGTCACCGGCCATTTTCGATGTCAATAAATTAAAGTGGATGAACGGCGAATATTTGCGGAGATTGGGTCTGGAAGAATTTAATGATTTAGCCCTGCCTTACTATAAAGGTATCTCCGATGCTGAAATCGAATTAAAAAAGGTCAGCGCCTTATTGCAAAAGAGAATTGAAATTCTTAATGAAATTCCTGAGAAAGTTGATTTTTTAAAGAATCTTCCTGACTATGATATTAGCTTATTTGTGCATAAGAAAATGAAAACGGATGCAGTCAATTCTTTAAGTAGTTTGCAAGCTATTTGTGAAGCGATGGCTTCTCTCGAACCATGGGATCTGGAAGCAATTGAGGAAACTCTGACTAAGGTCATTTCTCAATTGGGAGTCAAAAACGGACAAGTCCTTTGGCCTTTGAGAACGGCTCTCTCCGGTAAAGAATCAAGTCCCGGAGGCGGTGCCGAATTGGCTGAATTGCTGGGCAAAAGGGAAACGCTGAGAAGAATAGAAGTAGGAATTAGTAAATTGAAAAATACCGTCCAATAAAAGGATAAGACCCCAAATAATTGACGATATGCTTTATTGACAGGGGCAGGAATGTATCCTATAATTGATCATTAATTAATAATTGGCGATGAAGAGAAAGAGTACAAAAAGGAATTGTCAGCAGCGAGGATGGGAAAGGTGTAAGCCATCGGCGAGGAATTTTTGGAAGTGCATCTCTGAGCAGAAGGGCAGAAAATGAAGTATGTCTTTCCGTAGTAACTGCGTTAAAGTTTTGAGTAGAAACGACTTTAGTCGTTTAATCAGAGTGGAACCGCGGAATTTTTCGTCTCTGGACGGAGATTCCGCTTTTTTGTACCCTATTTTAAGATGTCCGAATACGATGGAAAGGAAAGAGGTGTCTACCGGCGATGATATTTGGCCAAATCAGACGCGATATTCGCGTTATTTTTGAACGAGATCCTGCAGCTAAGAGTATTCTGGAGGTCATCGTTTGCTATCCGGGTTTTCACGCAGTACTTTTTCATCGGTTAGCCCATTGGTTATATCAACGTAAATTTGTGATCCTGCCGAGAATGATTTCCCAATTATCAAGGTTTCTGACAGGAATTGAGATTCATCCGGGGGCTAAAATTGGACAAGGCTTTTTTATTGACCATGGCAGCGGTGTAGTCATCGGTGAAACTGCGGAAGTTGGCGACAACGTTACTTTATATCAAGGTGTTACCTTAGGGGGGACCGGAAAAGAAAAAGGTAAACGGCATCCGACCATTGGCGATAATGTTGTTATTGGGGCCGGTGCCAAGATTTTAGGTTCATTCAAAGTTGGAGATAATGTTAAAATAGGAGCGGGTTCTGTGGTTAATAAATCCGTTCCCAGTGACACAACGGTCGTGGGTATACCGGGCAGGATTGTGCTTCATCGTGGGGTTCCTATTAAAGATCCCGATTTACGGCATGACGATCTGCCTGATCCGGTCAATGAAATGCTGAGATGCTTAATGCAGAGGGTAGAATACCTGGAACAACGCTTAAAAGAAGAGGAGAGTCGATGCAATGTCTTTGAGATTATTCAACACCATGACCCGACAAAAAGAGGAGTTTAAGTCCCGAGAGAGCGGGAAGGTTGCCATGTATGTCTGCGGACCGACAACCTATAATTTCTTCCATGCCGGGAATGCTCGAATGTTTGTTGTTTTTGACATGATACGGCGCTACTTCATGTATAAGGGGTATGATGTACGCTACGTGCAAAACTTTACGGATGTGGATGACAAAATAATTCAACGTGGTCATGTTGAGGGAATGGACCCTTTGGCCTTAGCTCAAAAGTATATTGATGAATATTTCAAGGATGCTAAAGCTCTTAACATTCTGCCGGCTACGGTTCATCCCAAGGCTACTGAACATATACCTGAAATGATCGAGATTATCCAAGGATTGATTGAAACGGGGCTCGCCTATGACGTCGATGGAGATGTGTACTTTGCTGTAGATCATTTTCCTAACTACGGGAAGCTCTCCGGCAGAACCTTAGAAGATATGAAGGCTGGGGCAAGGATTGAGGTGGATGAGCGAAAGCATCATCCCATGGATTTTGCTCTTTGGAAAAAGGCTAAACCAGGTGAACCGTCTTGGGAAAGTCCTTGGGGTTTGGGACGTCCCGGGTGGCATATTGAATGCACCGCCATGTCTTTGAAATATTTAGGGGCGGGCTTTGATATTCACGGCGGGGGAGGAGATTTGGTTTTCCCCCATCATGAAAATGAGATTGCTCAAACGGAAGGTTATTTAAATGGACAAACCTTCGCTCATTATTGGATGCATAATGCCTTTCTGACCATCAATCAGGAAAAGATGTCTAAGTCCTTGGGGAATTTCTTTACTACCCGGGAATTGTTGGCTAAAAATTCCGGAGAAGTCATTCGATTTTACTTGCTGGGAACACATTACCGAAGCCCGCTGGATTTTAACGATGAGAATTTGGGCATGGCTCAAAAAGGGCTTGAACGCTTACAAACGAGTGTTCGGTTAGCTCAGCAGGCCTTGGAGAGAACCGGCTCCGTTAGGAATGAAAGGATCGAAGAAGGATTGAAAAAGGCTGCTCAAGAAGCGCGGGAAGCTTTTGAGAAGGCAATGGATGATGATTTTAATTCTGCTTTAGCCTACGCGGCCCTTTTTGAACTGGCCAAGACGATGAATGGGTATGTTCAAGAACACCCCGTTTCTTCGCAAGCACTGGCAACGGCTCAAAAAACTCTCATCGAGTTGGGGGAAGTGTTGGGATTTGATCTTCTGCATCCTGCACAGGTTCAGGTGGAAAATGAGGAAATGCTCTCTAAGGTAATGGAACTCGTTCTTAAGATTCGTTCGAAAGCACGGCAGAAGAAAGATTGGGAGATGTCGGATTTTATTCGAGATGCCTTTAAGGCTGAGGGAATTGTTATTGAAGATACTCCCCAAGGTGCGAGTTGGAAAATTAAAGCTTGAAAGGTGACTTTATGCGCAGTTGGCAAGAAATGAACCCCTTAACCCTGGCGTATTTAGGGGATGCCGTTTACGAGCTTTGGGTCCGAACCCATTTGCTGGAGTCAGGGTATGAAAAAGTTAAGGACCTTCATAAACAAGCCATTAGTTACGTTCGTGCGGGGACCCAGGCACGGGTTTTACAAGCTTTGCTGCCGGAACTTGACGAGGTAGAGCATCAGGTGGTTTTGCGCGGACGCAATGCCAAGGGAGGTTATCCCAAAAATGTTGACGTGGTTACATATCGCCATGCAACGGCCTTCGAAAGTTTAGTTGGATACTGGCAGCTAACGGGACAAGTTCAGCGTATGCAATGGGCCTTTAGCCGAGTGGATGAAATTATGGGCGAAGGCCCAACAGAAGAGTCTTCAATGGAAAACCTTCTGGAGGAGTGAACCCGTACAGCTAAAGCTGAACATCGGGGCTTCGGTGACGAAAGTGTCCTGTGGACAGTTTCGCAGAAAGCGCCTAGCCAATAACAAATGCTATCGCGCTGATGGATAGACTCTACCCCCACCGAAGCAGAGAACGGGAACCACTCCCGCTTAAGAAGCGGGAGTCTCATGATTGGATGAATAGAGAAGAAAGAGGCTGTCGAAATGAGAGTAGATCTAATTCAATATACGCCAGATCCTGAAAAGGTGGTGGCTGCTGCTGCTCGTTTGTGCTATTCTGCAGATCCTGTGCCGGAACTTCTAGAACGATTAGATGATGAGAAAGTGGCCAACTTTGTTCGTAAGCTGCGTGATATGGGGCATCTTTCGCCCTTTGAACATGTGAGTTTTCAGTTTTCTATAGATGGAGTGTCCCGGGCCTTGTCTCATCAATTAGTGCGGCATAGAATTGCCAGTTACTCTCAACGCTCGCAACGCTATGTAAAAGAAAATGGCTTCGATTATGTCATACCGCCCAGCGTTCAACGAAAACCTGAGGCTATGGAGCGTTTTGAGAAGGCTATGGCCTACCTTCAAGAAGAATACCAGGCCTTGCAGTCTATGGTGCCTGCAGAGGATGCTCGCTTCGTTCTGCCTAATGCCTGCACTACCTCCCTGATGGCTACCTTTAACGCACGTTCTCTATTAAACTTTTTTGAGCACCGTACTTGTTTGAGGGCTCAATGGGAGATTCGCGGTTTAGCTGAGAGGATGCTGGACTTAGTACGTGAGGTGGCTCCCAATCTATTCAGTGAAGCAGGACCAACCTGTGTGACATTGGGAGTATGTCATCAAGGCGCCTATAGCTGCGGAAGATTACAAACCCTCAAAGGAAAGAAGACGTGAATAATATGAACGATGAAATCGTTTATGGCAAAAATCCGGTCATTGAGCTGCTGAAGAGCG is a window encoding:
- the cysS gene encoding cysteine--tRNA ligase — encoded protein: MSLRLFNTMTRQKEEFKSRESGKVAMYVCGPTTYNFFHAGNARMFVVFDMIRRYFMYKGYDVRYVQNFTDVDDKIIQRGHVEGMDPLALAQKYIDEYFKDAKALNILPATVHPKATEHIPEMIEIIQGLIETGLAYDVDGDVYFAVDHFPNYGKLSGRTLEDMKAGARIEVDERKHHPMDFALWKKAKPGEPSWESPWGLGRPGWHIECTAMSLKYLGAGFDIHGGGGDLVFPHHENEIAQTEGYLNGQTFAHYWMHNAFLTINQEKMSKSLGNFFTTRELLAKNSGEVIRFYLLGTHYRSPLDFNDENLGMAQKGLERLQTSVRLAQQALERTGSVRNERIEEGLKKAAQEAREAFEKAMDDDFNSALAYAALFELAKTMNGYVQEHPVSSQALATAQKTLIELGEVLGFDLLHPAQVQVENEEMLSKVMELVLKIRSKARQKKDWEMSDFIRDAFKAEGIVIEDTPQGASWKIKA
- the gltX gene encoding glutamate--tRNA ligase — encoded protein: MKEVRTRFAPSPTGYMHIGNLRTAIYEYLIAKSQGGKFLLRVEDTDQARFVEGAVEVILKTLNIVGLRYDEGPDIGGPYGPYVQSQRKAIYKEYANKLVELKGAYYCFCSKERTESLGNDSESTTVPAKHNCQCKNLSAQEVSEKFRNHESYVVRQWIPAEGSTEFHDLVYGTVSVENSELDEGVLLKSDGLPTYNFANVVDDHLMEITHVVRGSEYLSSTPKYNLLYKSFDWDIPEYIHLPPIMKTAEKKLSKREGDASFEDFVSQGYLPEAIVNYIVLLGWNPGTNEEFFSLQDLEKIFNIAGLSKSPAIFDVNKLKWMNGEYLRRLGLEEFNDLALPYYKGISDAEIELKKVSALLQKRIEILNEIPEKVDFLKNLPDYDISLFVHKKMKTDAVNSLSSLQAICEAMASLEPWDLEAIEETLTKVISQLGVKNGQVLWPLRTALSGKESSPGGGAELAELLGKRETLRRIEVGISKLKNTVQ
- a CDS encoding Mini-ribonuclease 3; the encoded protein is MRSWQEMNPLTLAYLGDAVYELWVRTHLLESGYEKVKDLHKQAISYVRAGTQARVLQALLPELDEVEHQVVLRGRNAKGGYPKNVDVVTYRHATAFESLVGYWQLTGQVQRMQWAFSRVDEIMGEGPTEESSMENLLEE
- the thyX gene encoding FAD-dependent thymidylate synthase, which produces MRVDLIQYTPDPEKVVAAAARLCYSADPVPELLERLDDEKVANFVRKLRDMGHLSPFEHVSFQFSIDGVSRALSHQLVRHRIASYSQRSQRYVKENGFDYVIPPSVQRKPEAMERFEKAMAYLQEEYQALQSMVPAEDARFVLPNACTTSLMATFNARSLLNFFEHRTCLRAQWEIRGLAERMLDLVREVAPNLFSEAGPTCVTLGVCHQGAYSCGRLQTLKGKKT
- the cysE gene encoding serine O-acetyltransferase; its protein translation is MIFGQIRRDIRVIFERDPAAKSILEVIVCYPGFHAVLFHRLAHWLYQRKFVILPRMISQLSRFLTGIEIHPGAKIGQGFFIDHGSGVVIGETAEVGDNVTLYQGVTLGGTGKEKGKRHPTIGDNVVIGAGAKILGSFKVGDNVKIGAGSVVNKSVPSDTTVVGIPGRIVLHRGVPIKDPDLRHDDLPDPVNEMLRCLMQRVEYLEQRLKEEESRCNVFEIIQHHDPTKRGV